One genomic segment of Sorex araneus isolate mSorAra2 chromosome X, mSorAra2.pri, whole genome shotgun sequence includes these proteins:
- the MRPL19 gene encoding 39S ribosomal protein L19, mitochondrial yields MAASIVGCCRPAMCLTRSFGAARSRIPGPGRPQSTGPSEPGAFRPPPKPVISDKRRQRDESRFLSPEFIPPRGRTNPLKFQIERKDMLERRKVIHIPEFYVGSILRVTTADPYASGKTSQFLGICIQRSGSGLGATFILRNTIEGQGVEICFELYNPRIQEIQVVKLEKRLDESLLYLRDALPEYSTFDMNMKPVAQDLSQEVPINELKVKMKPKPWSKRWERPNFKIKGIRFDLCLTEEQMKEAQKWSRPWIEFDMMREYDTSKIEAAIWEEIEASKKS; encoded by the exons ATGGCGGCCTCCATAGTCGGGTGCTGCCGGCCCGCAATGTGCCTGACCCGGAGCTTCGGAGCCGCCCGTTCCCGGAttcccgggccgggccggccgcaGAGCACGGGACCGTCTGAGCCGGGCGCGTTCCGGCCGCCGCCCAAACCGGTGATCTCGGACAAACGCCGCCAGCGGGATGAAAGCAG GTTCTTGAGTCCTGAATTCATTCCTCCAAGGGGAAGAACAAATCCTCTGAAAtttcaaatagaaagaaaagacatGTTAGAAAGGAGGAAAGTCATCCACATTCCAGAGTTCTATGTGG GAAGCATCCTTCGTGTTACTACGGCTGACCCGTATGCCAGTGGGAAAACTAGCCAGTTTCTGGGGATTTGCATTCAGAGATCAGGATCTGGACTTGGAGCTACTTTCATCCTTAGAAATACTATTGAAGGACAAG gTGTTGAGATTTGTTTCGAACTTTACAATCCTCGGATCCAGGAGATCCAAGTGGTCAAATTAGAGAAGCGGCTGGATGAGAGTTTGCTATACTTACGAGATGCCCTTCCGGAGTACAGCACTTTCGATATGAATATGAAGCCAGTGGCACAGGACCTTAGTCAGGAAGTGCCTATTAACGAG CTGAAAGTGAAAATGAAGCCGAAGCCTTGGTCCAAACGCTGGGAACGTCCAAACTTTAAGATTAAAGGGATCAGGTTTGACCTTTGTCTGACTGAAGAGCAGATGAAAGAAGCTCAGAAGTGGAGTCGGCCGTGGATTGAGTTTGATATGATGAGGGAATATGACACCTCTAAGATTGAAGCTGCAATATGGGAGGAAATTGAAGCCTCAAAAAAGTCCTGA